TAAATCCAAACCGGAACGAGTATAGCCTCCCATTTTTTTGGTCTTTCCGTCGGTTGCAACCAATGCAACTCCAGCCGAAATCAGGTTCGATTTTTCGCTATGGTAAAGTCCATTCGAATTTGCTAATATGAATCGGTTCCAGGTTTTACCCGCATAAGAATAGGGAACATTCTCGATTTTACCCCCGACCGACCAAGCAAGATCATCCAACTTCTCACCCGTGGATTTCAACCATTCAAAACCGAGAGATTCTAAAGATTCTTCGTAAGAACGAATGTTGATTTTGGGAAGTTCGAACGATCCCGGAAGATCAATATCAAGCGGATCCGAAATTTTAGACTGCGCAAGCGCATCCTCCACCATCTGAAACAACGCTTCTTCGGATAATTTCTCACTGTAAGAATAACCCGGTTTTCCGGACTGGATGAGACGGATTCCAATTCCTCTGGAATTGGAAAGTTCGGTATTGCTCACTCTTTTTCGAAAGAGTTCGATTCCCACCTCTTTCGATTCGGAAGCGACGAGATCGTACTGATCCAATCTTTTCTTCTTACAAACGTCCAACACGAATTCAACGGAACGATCCAAATTCATGAACGACCTCCCACGAGAATCTCGTCCACTTTCAAGGAAGGTTGTCCCACTGTGACCGGAACCGATCCCGAAGCCGCACCGCACATTCCGGCAGCAAGTTCCAAGTCGTTGCCTACCATACTGATCTTAGGGAGAATCTCGTCCCCTTTGCCGATGAGCGTCGCGCCTCTAACCGGTTCTGCGATCTTTCCGTTTCGGATAACGTATCCTTCTTCCACGGAAAAATTAAACTCTCCCGTAGACGGATTGACGGAACCGCCTCCCATCTTTTTAGCAAAAAGTCCGTATTCGATTCCGGACAACATGGAATCAAAGGAGTCCTTTCCCGCAGCGATGTATGTGTTTCTCATTCTAGAAACGGGAGCATACATATAACTTTCTCTTCGAGCGCTTCCGGTTTTGGGAACTCCGACTTCTTCCGCTCCGATTCGATCGGCGAGATAACTTTTTAAAATCCCATTCTCTATCAAAACGGTTTTCTGAGGAGCCGAGCCTTCGTCATCCACAGAGATACTTCCCCAAGAATCCGAAATCGTTCCGTCGTCGATAGCGGTCAGACAGGACTGCGCGATTCTTTCCCCGAGCTTATCGACAAAAGGGGAGGATTTTTTACGGATCGCCTCTGTTTCCAACGGATGTCCGCAGGCCTCATGAAAAATAACTCCTCCGAAACCGTTCCCCATCACAACAGGCATTTTCCTTCCTTGAATGTACCCAGCGGACAACATCAAAAGAGCTCTTTCGGCCGCAGTTTTAGAAAGTTGTTCTACGGGAAGTGTGT
The nucleotide sequence above comes from Leptospira weilii. Encoded proteins:
- a CDS encoding TldD/PmbA family protein, with protein sequence MQTNKAQLILEAGLSRKADFVEIFEEETRSSSVSLRDRKIEQSFAGIDYGIGIRLIYGTDVLYAHTNNEDVEHLISLIDLLADSRGTAKGKGQTLVLKGDLKPPSFPANVRDPRKVSPHEKLEILFRADQNARSVSSNIVQVSVSAFDSVSKIGIYNSEGLFLEDLRVRSRFSINVAAEKEGERFVASENPGARKGFEFFNTLPVEQLSKTAAERALLMLSAGYIQGRKMPVVMGNGFGGVIFHEACGHPLETEAIRKKSSPFVDKLGERIAQSCLTAIDDGTISDSWGSISVDDEGSAPQKTVLIENGILKSYLADRIGAEEVGVPKTGSARRESYMYAPVSRMRNTYIAAGKDSFDSMLSGIEYGLFAKKMGGGSVNPSTGEFNFSVEEGYVIRNGKIAEPVRGATLIGKGDEILPKISMVGNDLELAAGMCGAASGSVPVTVGQPSLKVDEILVGGRS